Sequence from the Podarcis raffonei isolate rPodRaf1 chromosome 16, rPodRaf1.pri, whole genome shotgun sequence genome:
TTCAGAAAGCCATAGAGCAGAAAGAAAATCTTAGATGTGTAAGAAGTACCTATGTTGATGAGAAGGAATCTAAATCACAGGCAACTTCCACACATTCCAATGAACGTAAAAGAAGAAAAGCCAATGAAGTCATCACTTATAATGTCAAGGAAGGACAACTCTTAGGACTAAAgggaagaagaacaagaagaagaagatcaacATACCCAGGGAAGCCGCACTTGGTTTCTTCAAAACCCTTTGATAGCTATAGTTCTTCTTACAGTTTGTCTTCTTATTTTACCCCAAGTAGCTCCCAGAGTACATTATCAAGAAGAATGAAGAGAAACGTTTCCAGTTTTCATAAAAAAGAAGGTAGTTTTGAGGATACATTTTTGATCAAcacaaaggaacagaaaataagagagagaaaaatgggagCATTTCCAAAGAAAAGAGAAGCCAGAGAAACACAGTCGGTCAGAAATGTAAGTCTTAAACTGAAAACCTTAAAATCTCAAGAGAAATTATCTAACATGGTAGACCGTCTGTCAGACCCATCCAATAACATGTCAAAAGATGAAAAACTCACCTACATGCATGAACTCTTAGATGAATTAAAGTTATTCATTAAGCTGTTGGAGCAGCAAATACTACTACAGTCACTAAATAACATTGTTTATTCAACCACAGTTTCTGGCTCGCAAAAGTA
This genomic interval carries:
- the LOC128404090 gene encoding uncharacterized protein LOC128404090 isoform X5; translation: MATRESFVFVFFMLISPFYPISGNSVRYQARVKQMDKFTSESMKAQETQPDIIIIQKESVEAPFGSYTPQAVQESNEVVSKILSDLQPSKPVLWKQLMWQRKKRWTHNKRGKKPSNKRRGRFRKHLERSPKPRFADRQDWIPRRFKRHECRIRNIQNSEDEIQKAIEQKENLRCVRSTYVDEKESKSQATSTHSNERKRRKANEVITYNVKEGQLLGLKGRRTRRRRSTYPGKPHLVSSKPFDSYSSSYSLSSYFTPSSSQSTLSRRMKRNVSSFHKKEGSFEDTFLINTKEQKIRERKMGAFPKKREARETQSVRNVSLKLKTLKSQEKLSNMVDRLSDPSNNMSKDEKLTYMHELLDELKLFIKLLEQQILLQSLNNIVYSTTVSGSQK
- the LOC128404090 gene encoding uncharacterized protein LOC128404090 isoform X7, producing MDKFTSESMKAQETQPDIIIIQKESVEAPFGSYTPQAVQESNEVVSKILSDLQPSKPVLWKQLMWQRKKRWTHNKRGKKPSNKRRGRFRKHLERSPKPRFADRQDWIPRRFKRHECRIRNIQNSEDEIQKAIEQKENLRCVRSTYVDEKESKSQATSTHSNERKRRKANEVITYNVKEGQLLGLKGRRTRRRRSTYPGKPHLVSSKPFDSYSSSYSLSSYFTPSSSQSTLSRRMKRNVSSFHKKEGSFEDTFLINTKEQKIRERKMGAFPKKREARETQSVRNVSLKLKTLKSQEKLSNMVDRLSDPSNNMSKDEKLTYMHELLDELKLFIKLLEQQILLQSLNNIVYSTTVSGSQK
- the LOC128404090 gene encoding uncharacterized protein LOC128404090 isoform X4, which gives rise to MATRESFVFVFFMLISPFYPISGNSVRYQKIKDYLVHLCQLYEKILTLWLSTKARVKQMDKFTSESMKAQETQPDIIIIQKESVEAPFGSYTPQAVQESNEVVSKILSDLQPSKPVLWKQLMWQRKKRWTHNKRGKKPSNKRRGRFRKHLERSPKPRFADRQDWIPRRFKRHECRIRNIQNSEDEIQKAIEQKENLRCVRSTYVDEKESKSQATSTHSNERKRRKANEVITYNVKEGQLLGLKGRRTRRRRSTYPGKPHLVSSKPFDSYSSSYSLSSYFTPSSSQSTLSRRMKRNVSSFHKKEGSFEDTFLINTKEQKIRERKMGAFPKKREARETQSVRNVSLKLKTLKSQEKLSNMVDRLSDPSNNMSKDEKLTYMHELLDELKLFIKLLEQQILLQSLNNIVYSTTVSGSQK
- the LOC128404090 gene encoding uncharacterized protein LOC128404090 isoform X1 — encoded protein: MDKFTSESMKAQETQPDIIIIQKESEAPFGSYTPQAVQESNEVVSKILSDLQPSKPVLWKQLMWQRKKRWTHNKRGKKPSNKRRGRFRKHLERSPKPRFADRQDWIPRRFKRHECRIRNIQNSEDEIQKAIEQKENLRCVRSTYVDEKESKSQATSTHSNERKRRKANEVITYNVKEGQLLGLKGRRTRRRRSTYPGKPHLVSSKPFDSYSSSYSLSSYFTPSSSQSTLSRRMKRNVSSFHKKEGSFEDTFLINTKEQKIRERKMGAFPKKREARETQSVRNVSLKLKTLKSQEKLSNMVDRLSDPSNNMSKDEKLTYMHELLDELKLFIKLLEQQILLQSLNNIVYSTTVSGSQK
- the LOC128404090 gene encoding uncharacterized protein LOC128404090 isoform X6, which encodes MTLHWCTYWFILSYMLSPHQPYNWTARVKQMDKFTSESMKAQETQPDIIIIQKESVEAPFGSYTPQAVQESNEVVSKILSDLQPSKPVLWKQLMWQRKKRWTHNKRGKKPSNKRRGRFRKHLERSPKPRFADRQDWIPRRFKRHECRIRNIQNSEDEIQKAIEQKENLRCVRSTYVDEKESKSQATSTHSNERKRRKANEVITYNVKEGQLLGLKGRRTRRRRSTYPGKPHLVSSKPFDSYSSSYSLSSYFTPSSSQSTLSRRMKRNVSSFHKKEGSFEDTFLINTKEQKIRERKMGAFPKKREARETQSVRNVSLKLKTLKSQEKLSNMVDRLSDPSNNMSKDEKLTYMHELLDELKLFIKLLEQQILLQSLNNIVYSTTVSGSQK